From Tubulanus polymorphus chromosome 9, tnTubPoly1.2, whole genome shotgun sequence, a single genomic window includes:
- the LOC141911170 gene encoding chromaffin granule amine transporter-like: MSRQKTDRMKESLIEDNSSTSDEYYGTISDTISSPDRHQQTDSSCNCQRQCSPVLIVTIVSAALLIVELTAGTILTVTTDLLHETAAGNQTSPDDQQIAVKIGTTQSAYHFGLIIGNILCGRLTYKYGYVNPFWCGLITGLVATLVSVFPIYWWILAASYSLIGVSVAFILNSGLTMVSVAYDRNPDTRIIALAIIYSCRFSGAAVGYSVCLYVIQSIGRSAPFWILFSALGLTTIIRAAVRIDNNRSDDAMNSDAIEKPFQLSLVKAMLTDPQTLILLGFNTIADVYCSVYFSLVPFWIIEHVATDYWQLATVRLTSAILFVFSTNIFGCIVSKTRSHRWIYGLIYCLLAATSAFTYPFIGNIWQACIPDGLCTLAFSLLGAFFHSWLSDITDQKFHGNYETLFAVDLLMCRVTSIVLTILAGAVQPFVGYPAILITLGVIHFCYMFTSLALRDL; the protein is encoded by the coding sequence ATGTCTCGACAGAAAACTGATAGGATGAAAGAGAGTTTGATAGAAGACAATTCATCGACTAGCGATGAATATTACGGGACTATATCGGATACGATATCGTCACCTGACAGACACCAGCAGACGGATAGCAGCTGTAACTGCCAGCGTCAATGTAGTCCTGTACTGATAGTAACTATCGTTAGTGCCGCTTTACTCATAGTTGAATTAACGGCCGGGACTATCTTAACGGTTACTACCGATTTACTTCACGAAACTGCCGCCGGTAACCAAACGTCTCCCGATGATCAGCAAATCGCGGTTAAAATAGGCACGACTCAATCCGCTTATCATTTCGGGCTGATAATCGGGAATATCCTCTGCGGTAGACTGACGTATAAATACGGGTATGTGAATCCGTTCTGGTGCGGCCTGATTACCGGACTCGTAGCTACACTGGTATCGGTGTTCCCGATTTACTGGTGGATCCTAGCCGCGTCCTACTCGCTCATCGGCGTCTCCGTCGCGTTCATTCTAAACTCCGGACTTACGATGGTCTCAGTCGCTTACGATCGAAACCCAGACACCCGAATCATAGCTTTAGCTATCATATATAGCTGTCGATTCTCAGGCGCAGCTGTGGGCTATTCGGTGTGTTTATACGTGATCCAATCGATCGGGCGTTCGGCCCCGTTCTGGATCCTGTTTTCGGCTCTGGGATTAACGACGATAATCCGCGCCGCCGTTAGAATCGACAATAATCGTAGCGACGATGCGATGAATTCCGACGCGATCGAAAAACCGTTTCAACTGAGTCTAGTGAAAGCGATGCTGACCGATCCTCAAACTCTGATATTACTGGGGTTTAATACGATCGCTGATGTTTATTGCAGTGTCTATTTTAGTTTGGTACCGTTTTGGATAATTGAACACGTCGCTACTGATTACTGGCAACTGGCCACAGTCCGTCTCACATCAGCTATCTTATTCGTCTTCAGCACGAATATATTCGGCTGTATCGTTTCTAAAACTCGCAGCCACCGCTGGATTTACGGTTTGATCTATTGCCTTCTGGCCGCGACGTCGGCATTCACGTACCCGTTTATCGGGAATATCTGGCAGGCTTGTATTCCGGATGGTCTGTGCACGCTGGCGTTCAGTTTACTAGGAGCGTTCTTCCACTCTTGGTTGTCAGACATTACCGATCAGAAATTCCACGGTAACTACGAGACGCTTTTTGCCGTAGATTTGTTGATGTGTCGCGTCACCAGTATCGTTTTGACTATATTAGCCGGAGCCGTCCAACCATTCGTCGGCTACCCCGCTATACTTATAACGCTCGGAGTAATCCACTTCTGTTACATGTTCACCTCACTAGCTCTACGTGATCTGTAA
- the LOC141911058 gene encoding L-xylulose reductase-like isoform X2, with the protein MEINFNGRRVLVTGIGRCCVKTLVKCGAKVVALSRTQSDLDSLKQEFSDIETICLDLRDWKKTRDAIEGALPIDLLVNNAALIKPDGPLLNVTEQSFDEIMNVNVKSVINVTQVVAKNLIDRKIPGSIVNISSIGSIRGFDLKVDSYIMSKAALDAMTRLGAVQFGPHGIRVNSIIAGTTLTRFVLDHVLTATPEIQTMFDDQLKRTPTGRFADEQDIVDMIVYLLSDRSKMVNGQSIPVDGGFTIA; encoded by the exons ATGGAGATAAATTTCAACGGTAGAAGAGTACTCGTGACAG GTATAGGTCGGTGTTGCGTGAAAACATTGGTGAAATGTGGAGCTAAAGTTGTGGCCTTGTCGCGTACACAATCTGACCTTGACTCACTGAAACAAGAG TTTTCTGATATTGAGACGATTTGTCTTGATTTGAGAGATTGGAAGAAGACACGTGACGCGATAGAGGGCGCTTTACCTATAGATCTATTGGTTAATAATGCGGCGCTGATAAAACCGGATGGACCTCTGTTAAACGTCACTGAACAAAGTTTCGACGA GATCATGAACGTGAATGTAAAATCAGTGATTAACGTAACTCAG GTGGTGGCTAAGAATTTGATCGATCGTAAAATTCCCGGTTCGATAGTGAATATTTCCAGTATCGGGTCGATTCGTGGGTTCGACTTGAAGGTCGACTCCTATATAATGAGTAAAGCTGCCCTTGACGCGATGACGCGACTTGGAGCGGTACAATTTGGACCGCACGGG ATAAGAGTGAACTCTATAATAGCAGGGACGACCTTGACCCGATTCGTTTTAGATCACGTGCTCACAGCCACACCGGAAATACAGACGATGTTTGACGATCAGTTGAAACGGACGCCGACGGGAAGATTTGCAG ATGAACAGGATATCGTGGATATGATAGTTTATCTATTAAGCGACCGATCTAAGATGGTAAACGGGCAGTCAATCCCTGTCGACGGTGGTTTTACTATTGCTTAG
- the LOC141911058 gene encoding L-xylulose reductase-like isoform X1 has protein sequence MEINFNGRRVLVTGAGKGIGRCCVKTLVKCGAKVVALSRTQSDLDSLKQEFSDIETICLDLRDWKKTRDAIEGALPIDLLVNNAALIKPDGPLLNVTEQSFDEIMNVNVKSVINVTQVVAKNLIDRKIPGSIVNISSIGSIRGFDLKVDSYIMSKAALDAMTRLGAVQFGPHGIRVNSIIAGTTLTRFVLDHVLTATPEIQTMFDDQLKRTPTGRFADEQDIVDMIVYLLSDRSKMVNGQSIPVDGGFTIA, from the exons ATGGAGATAAATTTCAACGGTAGAAGAGTACTCGTGACAGGTGCGGGTAAGG GTATAGGTCGGTGTTGCGTGAAAACATTGGTGAAATGTGGAGCTAAAGTTGTGGCCTTGTCGCGTACACAATCTGACCTTGACTCACTGAAACAAGAG TTTTCTGATATTGAGACGATTTGTCTTGATTTGAGAGATTGGAAGAAGACACGTGACGCGATAGAGGGCGCTTTACCTATAGATCTATTGGTTAATAATGCGGCGCTGATAAAACCGGATGGACCTCTGTTAAACGTCACTGAACAAAGTTTCGACGA GATCATGAACGTGAATGTAAAATCAGTGATTAACGTAACTCAG GTGGTGGCTAAGAATTTGATCGATCGTAAAATTCCCGGTTCGATAGTGAATATTTCCAGTATCGGGTCGATTCGTGGGTTCGACTTGAAGGTCGACTCCTATATAATGAGTAAAGCTGCCCTTGACGCGATGACGCGACTTGGAGCGGTACAATTTGGACCGCACGGG ATAAGAGTGAACTCTATAATAGCAGGGACGACCTTGACCCGATTCGTTTTAGATCACGTGCTCACAGCCACACCGGAAATACAGACGATGTTTGACGATCAGTTGAAACGGACGCCGACGGGAAGATTTGCAG ATGAACAGGATATCGTGGATATGATAGTTTATCTATTAAGCGACCGATCTAAGATGGTAAACGGGCAGTCAATCCCTGTCGACGGTGGTTTTACTATTGCTTAG